The genomic window TTGCAGACTATTCAAAGATTTAAATCGATTCCATAAATTAATCATATTCATGTATATCCGATAGTTGTTCATATTGTCTTAAAAGCTCATAGATCATCACCCCATACGCAACGGAAACATTCAGGGACTGCTTTATGCCGTGCATGGGGATTTCAACCGCGGCATCGGCTTTGTCCAGCAGGGATTGCCCCACGCCCTGATATTCGTGACCGATCAACAGGCAGACCGGGAACCGATAAATCGGCCGGCGGAAATCACAGCTTGAATTCGTATGTTCAAGGGCAACAATCTGATATCCCTGCTGTTTCAACGTGGCAATAAGCGGATTCGCATCAGGGACATAACTCCAGGGAACGGATTCCTCGGCGCCCAGACTTGTTTTTCGAATTTCATCGCGCGGTGGTTGTCCGGTGATTCCGCACAAATACAGATGCTGCAGACGCACCGCATCGCTGGTGCGGAACAAAGCTCCGACGTTATGCAGACTGCGTATATTATCCGCAATCACGACGACCGGACAGCGCTCCAGGGTGCGTAAACGCTCCAGGTCGGGTTGTTTTTCCTGTATTTCTTCAAACGTCAGCTTTTTTATCATATTCAAATCAAAAATAAAAAATATCAGAACCAGCGTGCAGCGCGACGGATTTCGGAAAGTTTTATTTCCGCTGCTTTTTCACCCTGTCGGATAAATTCCTGCAAGTGATCAAAGTGAGACCAGTGAAAATTACCCACCTGCGGCTGTATCAGGACATCTGCTTCTTTGACGAGTTCATCCCGGTAGTACTTTGATGTGATTCGGGAATTGCGCATGACGATATCGACGGCGTTGTCCAGTCGGGGCTTTTCGGACAGCTCTGCGGATACATCAGAGGCAATAATTTTTTTGTGTTTGATTAACTTTTTGGCGGCACGTACAGGTACGGAAGAGGTTGCCGCTCCGTCAATCAGCAGTTTGCCTTCATATTCCACAGGCGGCAGCACACCGGGCAGTGCAGAACTGGCTGCAACCGCAGATGTTATGGGTCCGCTACTGAGTATCACTTCATCGCCGGTCAATACATCGGTGGCCACGGCCGCGAAGGGAATCCGGGTTTCTTCGATCGGCTGTTCCCGCAGCAAAATTTCCAGAGCAAATATCATATCTTCGGGATCCAGATGAGTCTTTTTGGACCCCTTGCCCAGCAGCACCTGGTCCCGGAACCGGGTGGCGAGAGTGTCAAACCAGCGCTGTGATTCGCTTTTTTTATTCTTTTTTTCTTTCCGGGCCGGGGGGTCGGATCTGTTTTGCTCCAGATATTGCTGAAAATTGGATATCACGTTTTCAATGGAACCGGACTGCGCGTACATGGCGCCGACAATTGCTCCCATGCTGGTGCCCACGATTCGATCGATAGGTATCTTTTCGCGCTCCAGAACCCGCAACACCCCGAGATGTGCAAACCCTCTTGCCCCGCCTCCCCCGAGGGCCAAACCAATTGGTCGTTTTAGCAGAATACTCACCTTTGCTTTCTTAATACTGTAAATTTTCCAGTGGATGTCTGATCGCCCAGTTTGACCCGGTAAATATAAATACCATTGGCAGGCGTACGCTCAGGTGTCCACATCAAAACCTGGCCTGCTCCGAGCACACCGGGTTCATGTAAGGATGCAATTTTTTGACCCAGAATATTGTGTATATCAATCGTAACCGGTATTTGTGATTTGGCGTCAATCATAAATTTTGCGCTTCCGTGCTGAAAGGGATAAAAAGGATTCGGGTATTGACTGACAAATGACGTGGTATCCGGCAATCCCGCAACAGGCCCAAAGGCTTTGACAGCTTTGAGCACATCAATCAATCCAAATCCGTAAATATTATCCGGCCGGGTAAACCGGTCGGCTGTGGTCACCAGGGCCTGACGAACCTGCATGGGCGTCAGTTCCGGATGCGCCTGCAAAATTAACGCAACGGCTGCAGCGACCTGAGGCGCGGCGTAACTGGTTCCGGAGCCGTTGTTCGAATAGGCGCCGCTCGCTCTCACCAGAGTGCAGTTCGATCCCATGGCCACCACATCCGGTTTGATACGCCCGTCCGCGGTCGGACCTCTTGAGCTGAATCCGGCAATCATTCCGTTCAGGTCAACAGCACCGACGGCAATCACGCTGTCGCCGTCCGCAGGCGGGGTAACGATCGTCCAGGGATCGTTACCTTCATTGCCCGCCGAGGCAATCACAACAATTCCTTTTTTCACGGCCAGATCTGCAGCCCGGGTAATGGGCGCCGTATCCCCGTCCGCATCAGAGGGTTCGTACCAGTCAATATAGCCGAGACTGGTGGTAATAATATCTGCGCCCTGCTGCTCGGCCCATTCAGCCGCTGCAATCCAAAAATCTTCTTCAACCTCGGTTTCGCTTTTTATATCTTCCGTCTTGGCCAGCAGGAATGAAGCTTCAAACGCAGGGGCGATCAGCCAGTTTTCGTGAAACCCGCCGATCAGCGACAGCACCGACGTGCCGTGATTGTGCTGACTGGATACATCCACAGATTCATTTTCTACAATATTATCCCCGTAAATAAAATCACGGGTGTCTACAATATTCAGATGTTCAAACACCGGCAAATCGGTTTTAAATCCTGAATCAAACACCCCGATCAGCACATCTTTGCCTGTCAATCCGAGTGTATGAGTTTCCGGCACGTTGATGAGTTCATTCTGGGTCAACGAGGGACCGTATTCGTACAATGTACGCATCGATTTCAGAGATTTGGACAACGGTTTTGCGGCGACCGGTTTGCGGCGGCCGCGCAGAACCGGCTGAATATGAGAAATAAATGTTTCAGAAAGCAGTTTTTGTTTCTGTTCCGGTGAAACCCGGACGCTGGCCGCGTTCAGCCAGCGGGAAACCACTACGGGCTGGATATCAAACTCGGTCAGTTTGTTCAAATACGGCTGATACACCGGACGATCGGTTTGATCCACCAGCCGTCTGCCGGTCGGAGTGACCTTGGCCCGGCGGGATTTGGCCCGCTCTGACAATTCAGCTGCCACCCGCGTCCACCCGCTCTTTTTCAAAGCCGGCCCTTTGTCCTCGAAAAAAATCCAGACTTTTTCAGAAGCGGAAACAGCGGTAGCACCTGCGATCAACAGCAGACAGAAAGATACAAGATAGTTCTTCATGCGAAACCCTGTTTTTTTTACAGATCAGTTTTGTT from candidate division KSB1 bacterium includes these protein-coding regions:
- a CDS encoding RNA methyltransferase, with protein sequence MIKKLTFEEIQEKQPDLERLRTLERCPVVVIADNIRSLHNVGALFRTSDAVRLQHLYLCGITGQPPRDEIRKTSLGAEESVPWSYVPDANPLIATLKQQGYQIVALEHTNSSCDFRRPIYRFPVCLLIGHEYQGVGQSLLDKADAAVEIPMHGIKQSLNVSVAYGVMIYELLRQYEQLSDIHEYD
- a CDS encoding patatin-like phospholipase family protein — translated: MALGGGGARGFAHLGVLRVLEREKIPIDRIVGTSMGAIVGAMYAQSGSIENVISNFQQYLEQNRSDPPARKEKKNKKSESQRWFDTLATRFRDQVLLGKGSKKTHLDPEDMIFALEILLREQPIEETRIPFAAVATDVLTGDEVILSSGPITSAVAASSALPGVLPPVEYEGKLLIDGAATSSVPVRAAKKLIKHKKIIASDVSAELSEKPRLDNAVDIVMRNSRITSKYYRDELVKEADVLIQPQVGNFHWSHFDHLQEFIRQGEKAAEIKLSEIRRAARWF
- a CDS encoding S8 family peptidase, yielding MKNYLVSFCLLLIAGATAVSASEKVWIFFEDKGPALKKSGWTRVAAELSERAKSRRAKVTPTGRRLVDQTDRPVYQPYLNKLTEFDIQPVVVSRWLNAASVRVSPEQKQKLLSETFISHIQPVLRGRRKPVAAKPLSKSLKSMRTLYEYGPSLTQNELINVPETHTLGLTGKDVLIGVFDSGFKTDLPVFEHLNIVDTRDFIYGDNIVENESVDVSSQHNHGTSVLSLIGGFHENWLIAPAFEASFLLAKTEDIKSETEVEEDFWIAAAEWAEQQGADIITTSLGYIDWYEPSDADGDTAPITRAADLAVKKGIVVIASAGNEGNDPWTIVTPPADGDSVIAVGAVDLNGMIAGFSSRGPTADGRIKPDVVAMGSNCTLVRASGAYSNNGSGTSYAAPQVAAAVALILQAHPELTPMQVRQALVTTADRFTRPDNIYGFGLIDVLKAVKAFGPVAGLPDTTSFVSQYPNPFYPFQHGSAKFMIDAKSQIPVTIDIHNILGQKIASLHEPGVLGAGQVLMWTPERTPANGIYIYRVKLGDQTSTGKFTVLRKQR